The following are from one region of the Etheostoma spectabile isolate EspeVRDwgs_2016 chromosome 15, UIUC_Espe_1.0, whole genome shotgun sequence genome:
- the LOC116702319 gene encoding trinucleotide repeat-containing gene 6A protein isoform X1 — MAPIRDSVSHSPNQTGLEHPGLDSQYEPSPWSSGSPCSSDGNSNWGKVLVEGSTDKPNPPSSTNSSVWPPSSSSFSCSSSSSSSGCGSGSDPELASECMDADSSSSIGSEKNLTAVTTVMMMSNASSSVSSTASPSSSMTTSAMIVSVSVNGDSNGNSRQVIGGGMGTTSGANNGNNNITGSSHYSVAGSSSIGSNNMGNHNNKPVINNSSVWGSNMIPTGGSTSYINVGLNPNTLSPNANHGAWSQNPSPVSQGQRPPQAQGMSSKLGIAPQQGSAPGWGGMAAPTSSIMEDTEVNNGTASSNVLGSSNSGNGGLQPTNLNTESNGPNNTIMMNTTTTTTTTTTNATMTSSSPNSTASPQLSGDCSWGSIRGGNGGPLANGNPSSAPQHPQGEQGGPGTFGTPWGATTYPGDKGPPNADTVNTQNPALMQAGNPQISSAAYKSNNNHNNTGAPRWDQGPTNNPNQTQSNLSWGIGSNQIPSSAGQTPGNGNQTTMGPPAGLPRPWGSSASSSSSSSSSSSTSNNKMSNGEWGSTTPGNNPSDAGSHKGNSANNGWKSLEDDAMGIGGGGVGGGGSHGLGSVTGGWGRTGGSEGSVESSGGRSSSDRDGSQPKGGNRRKVVPPATILPAVLQADVDPRVLSNTGWGQTPIRQNTTWDVNSPANNRLQVPNRDERKQSSGGSGWGTATPAAPSQTSGGWGGGPGSSGPGTGVSDWGERPPSGWDSKVPASGGGGHNAWNDGSSYKGSNNGNTWSNNINKDDRSSTWTNVPKPHQGWGSNTGNGSEGWGNGGDGSRTGGNNHWGEPQKGASSVGWDSDSDRSGSGCWSEQSRTNTSSSNTWIGSGGSNTPDQSTPNPGSNWGDSVHKPNPSNGNSQGWGEPMKNNHGAQNWGEPNPKPSNEWGKGLESNFSKGNPAPNKPTGWLGGPMPTAGQKEEVATGWEEPSPESVRRRMEIDDGTAAWGDPGKYSGGSVNMWNRTAQSDKEAVGPSTQHQSHPARSTMHPPPQPMQPHTQDKSSSSIWGETYPQKKESSTWEPTPAPPVKVDNGTSAWGKPTEASTTWEEPSRDNRESGPGWGGQHKSAPAPKPMETWGGEEAAMGNSWDQEEEVEIGMWNNSQQDNRSHDQNTWNYKHKGSNKITKPVNKQDEPWMKPFINQFNSMNFSRDSPDDSMKTGAGMVQDKRMDMGSMGDFNGVMGKNPGSRHQLHKESAMDRNPYYDKLSVSASAYNNPASDELSSNQSMSFPPSNSAQPIPCLDSGLSPAHSIPGGARQNVNPMMGGSSVAQGRGGPQSQVPSQPNLRNQVPPPILPSQVPPSLLKYPGGNGGLNPLFGPQQVAVLNQLSQLNQLSQLNQINQLQRLLLQQQQQQQQQQKTQSQRAVPVGRPTEQTRPIGSSPSMMPPPRHLDPSLLKHAPPHKPYLDNYLSHNTPEMQKDAASLGSFNFPLSLNSNLNVPLDMGGGCSGGGALSYKEPPQSRLKKLWATDPLEQNSKPGAMSSGLRLEDPPFYDFLSPGPSPLSPPGQSMGSVGDGWPPRANSPPPHGNTVTWPPEFRPGEPWKGYPNIDPETDPFVTPGSVINNLSINTVRDTDHLRDRNNGPSSSLNTTMPSNSAWSSIRASSHSGSLTSTAQSTSARPSESKWSPGGGSVSNSSLAHELWKVPLPPKALSVAAPFRPPPGLTSQKPNASTSGWDGSALRLGGWGSSESRYTPGSSWSDSSSSGRTQWLVLKNLTPQIDGSTLRTLCMQHGPLITFHLNLPHGNAVVCYSSKDEAAKAQKSLHMCVLGNTTILAEFASEEEINRFFAQGQSLATPSSGWQTIGSSQSRMDQSHPFPSRAPEPNQWNSSDLRSSSLWGGPNYSSSLWGSPSGTEAGRISSPSPMSSFLPVEHLTGGADSM, encoded by the exons ATGGCTCCCATTCGGGATTCCGTCAGCCACTCCCCTAATCAAACAG GTCTGGAGCATCCTGGCTTAGACTCCCAGTATGAGCCTTCCCCCTggtcctctggctctccctgcAGCAGTGACGGCAACAGTAACTGGGGCAAAGTCCTAGTAGAAGGAAGCACCGACAAACCCAACCCCCCTTCTTCAACTAACTCTTCTGTCTGgcctccctcctcttcttcatttTCTTGCTCCTCGTCGTCTTCCTCTTCTGGTTGCGGGTCAGGATCAGACCCTGAGTTGGCATCAGAATGCATGGACGCAGACTCTAGCTCCTCAATCGGCTCAGAGAAAAACCTCACCGCTGTGACGACAGTGATGATGATGTCAAATGcttcttcctctgtgtcttctacagcttctccctcctcctctatGACAACTTCTGCCATGATTGTCAGCGTTTCAGTGAATGGAGACAGCAACGGCAACAGTCGTCAAGTAATTGGTGGAGGGATGGGAACCACCAGCGGTGCAAATAATGGAAACAATAACATCACCGGGTCCTCCCACTACTCCGTGGCTGGTTCCAGCAGTATTGGCAGCAATAATATGGGTAACCACAACAACAAACCCGTCATCAATAACAGTAGTGTATGGGGCAGCAACATGATCCCCACCGGCGGAAGCACCTCCTACATCAATGTAGGGTTAAACCCAAACACTTTAAGCCCAAATGCCAACCATGGTGCCTGGTCGCAGAATCCAAGCCCAGTGTCCCAGGGCCAACGGCCTCCACAGGCTCAGGGGATGAGTTCCAAACTGGGTATAGCTCCCCAACAGGGCTCCGCTCCGGGCTGGGGTGGCATGGCAGCTCCAACCAGCAGTATAATGGAAGACACTGAGGTGAATAATGGTACAGCAAGCAGCAATGTGTTAGGAAGCAGCAACAGTGGAAATGGTGGCCTACAACCTACCAACCTTAACACTGAATCCAATGGACCAAATAACACTATTATGAtgaatactactactactactactactactactactaacgcCACAATGACCTCTAGTTCACCAAACTCTACAGCCTCACCCCAACTCAGCGGGGATTGTTCCTGGGGCTCTATTAGAGGAGGGAATGGGGGTCCGCTGGCCAATGGAAACCCCTCATCAGCCCCCCAGCACCCCCAAGGAGAGCAGGGGGGTCCTGGAACCTTCGGTACGCCTTGGGGCGCAACTACCTACCCTGGAGATAAAGGCCCCCCGAATGCAGACACTGTGAACACCCAAAACCCTGCCTTAATGCAGGCAGGGAACCCCCAAATCTCCTCTGCTGCTTACAAGAGTAATAATAACCACAATAACACTGGGGCTCCACGCTGGGACCAGGGGCCAACCAATAACCCAAACCAGACTCAGAGCAACTTGTCTTGGGGTATCGGCTCAAATCAAATCCCAAGCTCTGCAGGCCAAACACCAGGAAATGGGAACCAAACTACGATGGGCCCTCCAGCAGGGTTACCTCGCCCTTGGGGGAGCAGCGCGTCatcctcgtcctcgtcctcatcATCCTCTTCCACATCTAACAACAAGATGTCAAATGGAGAATGGGGATCAACAACTCCTGGTAACAACCCTTCAGATGCTGGAAGTCATAAAGGAAACTCTGCCAACAATGGCTGGAAGAGCCTGGAGGATGACGCCATGGGCATAGGAGGTGGAGGAGTTGGAGGAGGTGGAAGCCATGGCTTGGGGAGTGTCACTGGAGGCTGGGGTCGAACTGGAGGAAGTGAGGGAAGCGTAGAGAGCTCTGGAGGCCGATCTAGCTCAGACAGAGACGGCAGCCAGCCGAAAGGGGGAAATCGCAGAAAAGTTGTCCCTCCTGCAACCATACTCCCAGCTGTGTTGCAGGCCGATGTGGACCCGAGGGTTCTTTCCAACACTGGATGGGGGCAGACACCCATAAGGCAAAACACCACCTGGGATGTCAATTCCCCCGCTAACAATCGACTTCAGGTTCCCAATAGAGACGAAAGAAAGCAAAGCAGCGGAGGCTCCGGATGGGGCACAGCAACACCGGCAGCTCCCTCCCAGACCTCAGGAG gttggggtggtgggCCGGGCAGCTCGGGCCCAGGTACAGGGGTTTCTGACTGGGGAGAGCGTCCACCCTCTGGGTGGGACAGCAAAGTCCCAGCGAGTGGAGGAGGTGGGCATAATGCCTGGAACGATGGATCCAGCTACAAGGGGAGCAACAACGGCAACACCTGGagcaataacattaacaaagaTGACAG gTCCAGTACGTGGACTAATGTGCCCAAACCTCATCAGGGCTGGGGTTCCAATACTGGAAATGGAAGTGAAGGATGGGGTAATGGTGGAGATGGTTCAAGAACAGGGGGCAACAACCACTGGGGGGAGCCCCAAAAAGGTGCAAGCTCAGTGGGCTGGGACAGCGACAGCGACCGGTCAGGCTCTGGATGTTGGAGTGAGCAAAGCCGAACCAACACCAGTAGCAGCAACACCTGGATAGGGAGCGGAGGATCAAATACTCCAGACCAGAGCACTCCAAACCCAGGCTCCAACTGGGGTGACTCAGTACACAAACCCAATCCTAGTAACGGTAACAGCCAGGGCTGGGGTGAGCCAATGAAGAACAACCACGGAGCCCAGAACTGGGGCGAGCCAAATCCCAAGCCCTCCAATGAGTGGGGAAAAGGTCTAGAATCCAACTTCTCCAAAGGCAATCCAGCCCCTAACAAGCCCACAG GCTGGTTGGGAGGCCCCATGCCCACTGCCGGTCAGAAAGAGGAAGTAGCAACTGGGTGGGAAGAGCCTTCTCCAGAGTCTGTTCGTCGTAGGATGGAGATTGATGATGGGACAGCAGCTTGGGGAGACCCTG GTAAATACAGCGGTGGATCTGTCAACATGTGGAACAGGACTGCCCAATCAGACAAGGAGGCCGTAGGCCCATCCACTCAGCACCAGTCCCACCCGGCACGCAGCACGATGCATCCCCCTCCTCAGCCCATGCAGCCTCATACCCAGGACAAAAGCAGTAGTTCTA TTTGGGGTGAGACTTACCCCCAGAAGAAGGAATCCTCAACCTGGGAACCTACCCCCGCCCCACCTGTGAAAGTAGACAACGGGACGTCTGCCTGGGGGAAGCCCACGGAAGCCAGCACCACCTGGGAAGAACCCAGCAGGGATAACCGAGAGTCTGGGCCTGGATGGGGCGGCCAGCATAAGTCTG CTCCAGCTCCCAAGCCCATGGAGACATGGGGTGGTGAGGAGGCAGCCATGGGCAATAGCTGGGACcaggaagaggaggtggagatTGGCATGTGGAACAACAGCCAACAGGACAACAGGTCCCACGACCAAAACACCTGGAACTACAAGCATAAAGGCTCCAACAAG ATAACCAAACCAGTCAACAAACAGGATGAACCCTGGATGAAACCCTTCATCAACCAGTTCAACAGCATGAACTTCTCC CGAGACTCTCCTGACGACTCCATGAAGACAGGAGCAGGGATGGTGCAGGACAAGCGTATGGACATGGGCAGTATGGGAGACTTCAATGGAGTCATGGGCAAGAACCCAGGCTCTCGACACCAGCTTCATAAGGAGTCTGCCATGGATCGCAACCCTTACTATGACAAG CTGTCAGTTTCCGCCTCTGCTTACAATAATCCAGCTTCTGATGAGCTCTCCTCCAATCAAAGCATGAGCTTTCCCCCTTCCAATTCCGCTCAACCTATACCCTGTCTTGACTCTGGGCTGTCTCCTGCCCACTCTATTCCCGGAGGCGCTCGGCAG AATGTAAATCCTATGATGGGCGGCAGCAGTGTAGCACAGGGCCGAGGCGGCCCCCAATCCCAGGTCCCCTCCCAACCCAACCTCCGTAACCAAGTGCCTCCACCCATTCTGCCCTCTCAG GTGCCTCCATCACTGTTGAAGTACCCAGGAGGTAACGGAGGTCTGAACCCTCTGTTTGGCCCTCAGCAGGTGGCTGTGCTCAACCAACTCTCTCAGCTCAACCAGCTGTCACAGCTCAACCAGATCAACCAGTTACAG CGTcttctcctccagcagcagcagcagcagcagcagcagcagaagactcAGAGCCAGAGAGCCGTGCCTGTGGGACGACCAACTGAACAG ACACGTCCTATTGGTTCATCTCCATCAATGATGCCGCCACCACGGCACCTGGACCCCTCACTGCTGAAACATGCCCCACCCCACAAACCGTACCTGGATAATTACTTGTCCCACAATACCCCTGAGATGCAGAAGGATGCTGCTTCTCTTGGATCCTTCAATTTCCCTTTAA GCTTGAACTCTAACCTGAATGTACCCCTGGACATGGGTGGTGGGTGTAGTGGTGGTGGAGCTTTGAGCTACAAAGAGCCGCCTCAGTCCAGACTGAAGAAACTTTGGGCTACTGACCCTCTGGAGCAGAACAGCAAACCTG GTGCTATGTCGTCTGGGCTGCGTCTGGAAGACCCTCCCTTCTATGACTTCCTCTCTCCTGGCCCATCTCCCCTGAGTCCCCCCGGCCAATCAATGGGCTCGGTGGGCGATGGCTGGCCGCCCCGTGCCAACTCCCCCCCGCCCCATGGAAACACTGTCACCTGGCCCCCAG AGTTCCGGCCCGGCGAGCCTTGGAAAGGTTACCCCAACATTGACCCTGAGACTGACCCTTTTGTGACCCCCGGTAGTGTCATCAACAACCTCTCCATCAACACCGTCCGTGACACAGACCACCTCAGGGACAGGAACAACG GGCCATCCTCATCACTAAACACCACGATGCCTTCTAACAGTGCCTGGTCATCCATTCGTGCCTCCAGCCACAGCGGTTCCCTCACCAGTACAGCACAAAGCACTTCAG CCAGACCCAGTGAGTCAAAGTGGTCTCCTGGCGGCGGTTCTGTGTCCAACTCCTCCCTGGCCCATGAGCTGTGGAAGGTCCCCCTGCCTCCCAAGGCGCTGTCTGTGGCAGCCCCATTCAGACCACCACCTGGCCTTACCAGCCAGAAGCCCAACGCTTCCACATCCGGTTGGGATGGCTCTGCCCTGAGGCTGGGGGGGTGGGGCTCCTCTGAATCTAGATACACACCTG GTTCCAGTTGGAGTGACAGCAGCAGCTCAGGGAGAACCCAATGGCTTGTTCTGAAAAATCTCACACCTCAG ATTGACGGCTCTACCCTGAGGACCTTGTGCATGCAGCACGGCCCTCTGATCACATTCCACCTCAACCTGCCACATGGTAACGCCGTGGTATGCTACAGCTCCAAGGATGAGGCCGCAAAGGCCCAGAAGAGCCTGCACAT gtgtgttttggggaaCACTACTATTCTGGCTGAGTTTGCCAGCGAGGAGGAAATTAATCGTTTCTTTGCACAAGGGCAGTCATTGGCCACTCCCTCCTCTGGCTGGCAGACCATTGGCTCCTCTCAGAGCAGAATGGATCAGTCTCACCCCTTTCCCAGCCGCGCTCCTGAACCTAACCAGTGGAACAGCAGCGATCTCCGCAGCTCCTCACTATGGGGCGGGCCCAACTATTCCAGTAGCCTGTGGGGGAGCCCCAGTGGCACCGAGGCGGGTAGGATCAGCAGCCCTTCACCAATGAGCTCCTTCCTCCCGGTGGAGCACCTGACAGGGGGCGCGGACTCCATGTGA